TTTAACAATTTTTAATCTCCTACTGTCTTACAAGTATAAAAATGGCTGATGCACGAAGCGTCTCGCGTTCATGCAGGTTCGAAGAAGGACCGCATCTCAAATGGGTGTAATATTGACGTAAGTATTAGTGATTGATTCCACGATTCGAACCTGTAATCTATAGGTCACAAGGAGATTATTTTATCGTTAGGCGAATTCATAACCTATAGGTCATAGTCATACTATCATACTATGAAATGTGACAATGGCATTATAATGACTGGGGATCATTAATATAACTCCATAAAATCATCTTTTTTTAATCGAAGTCAATTGTTGAATTGAAAGTTTATGGCTAAAAACTATGACATCCTTCAACTGCCACAGTGAACCACCCTTACCCTATCCCAATATTTCTAGTCTGCCAGTTCTAAATTAAGCTATAGCTAGCAAACAAGATAATTAATCTAATCTGCAATAAGCTAACTATTCCGTTATCAATCTTCAAGCTACATTACTTTTGAGTTTTTTGTGTTTTGTAGCAGCATTATGGCTAAACACAGCACCAATAACTAGTTTGGTAAGTGAACTGCACAATCAAGATCCTAAAGAAGCTGACtgataaagaaaagaaattaaaaacatGAATCCATATCAAGTTGTACATACATAATGATTGGATTATCATAGTATCAGCACAAATTACAAGGAAACACATGCTGTTAAAAGTTTTTCATCTTTTCATACATGTCAGATTTCCAGATATGGACCAGAACTCTAATATTCTCTGTAATGGCCTGACGGGGGTAAAACCTCTGTATCATAAAACGAAAGAGAGGTACTTCATATATTATCAGTTGTGAAGAGGATTTGGTCCTCCGGGAACAACATGGTATACACCAACATAATTCTTGCTTCCAGTTAACTTTTCTGGCTGATAAGCTGCACTTAAATGGCGTAATACAGACACCGAAGACATAGttgtaacttttctttcttttgtttctgCAATACCAGCTCTGCTAATAAGTCTGCAATCTGCATAATGGAATGCtattaaaaccaaaatcaaaaccAGGAGTAGAAGAAATGAAGTAGGAGGTTTCATGATTTAAGTACAAGAGAGATGCTTTTAATGAAGATGTACAAGAGGAGACAGGTCTATTCAGGCTGCTTTGTTTGTATGTGTACCAAGGTGATTGAAGTCTATTTATAAAAGATCAGGCCACGTTTACGGAGCTACATACAGCCAAAGTAGTCAATCAATCAAATAAAACTTGATGTAGACTTCAGAATGATAAAGCTACTGGTGTATATATCTGCTCCTCCTTGCATTAATTTTGATATAATATTCATCTGGAGGCAAATTGTGTGAGGGATTCCTTGAGATTGTGTTCCTTCTACCAACAGTTCAGTGTATTGCTTAAATATAGAAATCATTTTTAGCTACTTTTGTCCCTTTATAACTTCTAAACGGCAACTTCTAATTTCACCCTCCATAGTCTTAAGACCAGTATCCAAGTAAAATACATCTTATCACAAACTGTTCGAGAAGTGAATAGGGGAGGGGGAAGAGGTAGCATTCTTTGTGAAGATAAAACAAGCGTCCAACTTATTTTAAATACATCagtccattttttttctttttataacggTGATATGCAGGTCATCTAGCGAATGTctcgactattccattgagtacCTGCTATCTGTCACCACAAGTGCGGAATATCTCTGTCCACTAAGGTTAAGGTTTAGACAGATTGGAACTAACCACCTACCATATTGTCTTTGTCGGAATTAGGACCCTGATCTCCCATGATTTTGATTTTGGTTTTGGCCCACTTTATTAACTGCTAGGCTACACCCTTAAAGCTACAAGGCCAATTCATAGAATATGATGAAGTGGGTAATTCCAAGAGGAGAGAGTTAAAACAGGAATATGGTCATGGTGTCAGTACATAGGAAACCAAATGATGTGGTCCTAGCACAGGTAAACAGAAACTACCTTGCATTATCACTTTCCGTGGGCCATATGAGAAATATCTAGTTTTGATAGTTGATATTGATTCTACTACCAAAAATTTCCCTTCTTCCTACGGCCAAATGAGGGGAGTGCTTCAACAACGACAAGAACGGGGAAGGGGTGTGAGGCTCTTAGCTATGGCTACCACAAGAAGAGATGCACTTGATATAAGGGGGAATTACTACCACTTGAAGACATACAGGTGAACTTCACGATTGGTAATCAAGTATGAGCTCTATCAATACCTGCAATTGCAGGGATTAAAAGGCTTGTTCATTATTTCATACACCAAATCAAATAGAGTAACTCGAATACCTAAGGAGTTTAGATCCTAGAAACAACATTCATCTGacacaaaataatacatatatctTCACAATGCCATGTCTTTGTATCTCCGATAGAACTGTTCCCATAGTGCTCAGCTTGTTGATGGAAATTGTATGCCAATTAGTCCTTCTTGTCAGTGTCACCGTCAGACTTGTCCACGGATTCAGCAACAACACTTCCGGATGGACCATCTTCCGATGGCTTAGCGCTCTCTGATGCAACAGCTTCTGCTGGCTTAGCTTCACGATCGGTTGAGTCAACAGATTCACCATTAGCTGCACCATCACTTACTGGTACTGTCTGCTTGACAGTCCCAACCTTGACATACTTGCTCATGAATTTATATTCCCAATCTTGCAAGGCCTCAAGCTCAAATGGACTAAGGCCAGAGATATCACCAGTGAGATCTTTTTCCTCAAAGGACATCTTCGCCAGAGCTCTACTAGCATCCTTTCCAGCAAATAATGCATAAGGTCCTCCAGGTCCATAGAACATTCTGCACAAAAAAGCAAACAGATTTAGAATATAAGGTGTTAGCTCATAGCATTTAAGTGAGCTACTGAAACAATAATAGACCTTAGCAGTTAAAACCTATAGGTTTAAAGTTGATCAAGATACCATTTTTTGATAGGAAAAGTTGATCAAGATGCTTTTTTAAGATAAAGGTCGTGTCTGGGCCAACTTGTGCGCGCCTCAATTGTTCTATTAGGTACCTGCTATCTCCCACCGACACGTGTAACGGATAACTCTACTCACCAAGGCTAGGATCAAGATACTTAGGCAATAATTAGGGATAGGAACTCATTTTTTGTAGAATGGTAACAATAAGGGATAGGAACTCATTCAAACTCAACTAGGGgtatttgatcctccaaggatttCCTGGACCAATGTAATGCACATTCAGACCGACAGGATCATATATGAAAACCATTTGAATGGTGACAATAAGCGATAGGAACTCATTCAAACTCAACTCGGGgtatttgatcctccaaggatataATCCTGGAATCATATATGAAAACCATTTAAACTGGAGATTAGATGGAATGCTTCACGGAGACAAACCAAGTTCACCAGACATAACAAAGTAAATATTTCCTAAACAGAAACTAATTCATACAAAAGCCTTCTTGATTGCAATCCAAAAGATGATCTATGATTTCTCTAACTGCTTGAATTAAAACTGGAAAATATAAGTCACTCTAGAGAGAATCACATAAAAAGTTGGAGTGTTCCAAGAAAGAATCACAGTCAATTCAAGACTGCTTTAAGTCCTCACA
The nucleotide sequence above comes from Lycium barbarum isolate Lr01 chromosome 3, ASM1917538v2, whole genome shotgun sequence. Encoded proteins:
- the LOC132631878 gene encoding membrane steroid-binding protein 1-like, with amino-acid sequence MAVELWETLKDSITAYTGLSPATFFTLVALALAFYYVVSEFFGSSDHGHQQRPRNIEEQMQPLPPPVQLGEITEEELKQYDGSDSKKPLLMAIKAQIYDVSQSRMFYGPGGPYALFAGKDASRALAKMSFEEKDLTGDISGLSPFELEALQDWEYKFMSKYVKVGTVKQTVPVSDGAANGESVDSTDREAKPAEAVASESAKPSEDGPSGSVVAESVDKSDGDTDKKD